Below is a window of Geminocystis sp. M7585_C2015_104 DNA.
GACTGTTCCGGTGTATTTGGGAGATTTGCAGAATGTTATGTATCCCCCCCAAACAGCAGTGTGAAACTGTCTCCCATTATTGCCAAGTTTGACGTGGGTCAGAGTGGTCCTGCTATTAATACTAACATTTTTCCTACTGTTAGTGGCCAGGAGTGGTCATTTTCCCCCAACAATGGCAGGGGTTTCCCCACTAGTGCTTCCATTGGCAGTTGGACTTACAATCCAGGCCCAAAAGATCCTGCAATCAAATACTGGGTGGCTAAGGGGGGAAATGCCTTTAATCTGTTTTTCTATGTCAATCCCACCCACACACAACCAGGAGGCGTCTGTCATGGCAATGGCTTAACTTCTTTGGCTTGTTTCCAAAAGGCTGTAGCCACCAAAAGTGGCGTTTGGCAAACACCCCCCACTAAAAAAGGAAATCCTGCCGGTTTATCCCATATATCCTTCTACGGGGAAAGAGTATCCCAAGAGGAAGTGCCTGAGCCCTTGACCATTATGGGAAGTGTGTTAGCATTGGGATTGGGGTGGGGTATGAAACAGCAGCAACAAAAGAGGAAAACCAGCCAAGTGTAACCCCATTTTAAACCCCATATAATTGCGTGTTGTGATTGCCTGTTTAGTGGTATAGATGAAGTCGCCTGTAGCCGGTAGGGAAAAAGGGAAAACTAGTGATATTCGCCTGGTGGTAGACTCCCATCAGATACGGCAAGACATGATAGTCTTGAATAGGGAACAAGAGCACTACCTGCGGCGGGTAGTAAGATTAGAAAATGGGGCATCCTTTGTGGCAATAGACGGCAAAGGCGGGGGGTGGCGGGTTTGTTTAACGTCACAAGGGGCGCAAATTCTAGAATCTTTGTCAGAAAATAGGGAATTGCCTGTTAACGTCACTGTTGTGGTGGCTTTACCCAAAGGCAACGGTTTTGATGAGATTATTCGTTGTTGCACAGAATTAGGGGTTGCCAGTTTCTTGCCGGCACAGGCTGAGCGCACCTTACTACATCCAGGAGAGAATAAAATACAAAGATGGAGGAAAATAGCAAAAGAGGCAGTGGAACAGTCAGAAAGACTAATAGTGCCTAGTATAACCGAACCTAGACCTATAAGAGAAATTTTTGCAGAGTTTAGCACAAAAAATTTACCCAAATACATTGCAGTAGCCAGGGGGAATTCTCCCCATCTGCTTTCCGTTTGTCAAAAGGATTTTTCCTCTTCCAATCTTCCTTCAGAAATAGTCGTAGCTACGGGATGTGAAGGGGGTTGGACAAAGGAAGAAATAGAAATGGCAATGGGAGCTGGCTTTCAAATGGTATCATTGGGCAAGAGAATTTTAAGGGCAATTACCGCACCAATAACGGCGATGGCTATTATCTCTTCCCTATGGGAGAGTGGTAGGAATTAGACTGTAAGAAAGTGGGGGTTAGGGAAAACAAACAATCCGCCTCAGACAAAATACTGGGGAAGAAGATGGGGGGGAGGATTAAACATTTGTATACCACTCACTGTATACTACCTTGAAGCCAAGTGGGGAAAAAGTTGCTTACCGCATCATGGGAAACTAGTTTGAGTATAACCTTTTATTTGACACCATGAAGGGGTATGACAGTCAACTATTTTAGGGGAAGCTAGGGGGAAGGGGGGATGGGATATTAGCAAAAAGGGGGAAAGATAACATTTGCATTTTACCTTTTGGAGGAAAAGTCGACGGTAGGATATAACAGCTAAATTCCCAATGGCAGACAGTTATTAATGCCGTCTATTACAGCCAAGTCATGGGGGAGATTAAACCAAAGTCTATCACCCGCCATTGGGAGGGTTGCTACAGTCGGTGGGGGGATATAACAAGTTAGTGGCTAGTGTAAACTATGAGGGAAAGGTGATAGTTTTCTGTTGTTAGACAGAGGGATGGCAGGGGTAAATGATATAACCACTAGCTGTTAATGTGTGATGGAAGACTGCCGGTTATAGCCTTCTCTGAGATATGACAATCAACCCCGTGGGGAAAACTAAGGGGAGGATACACACAGTCATCTTTCAGAAAGAGGGGATATTGGTAGGAAAAGGGGAGACAACAGTTGCATTTCACCCCTTAGGGGAAAAGTCAGGGATAGGATATAAAAGACAATGGAAAGAGAGTTTGGGAAAACTGGTGGGGGTGACAGTTATCTGTCAGTATCTTTGTCTGTTGGTTTGTTATGACTTTTTGGTAGAAAAGAATAAAAGTTGTCTGTAAGTCGCCAGTGGCTTGTATTGTCTAATGGCTTTTTAAACATATTAATGTTGTCTTTCACTGCCAGGGGAATGATGCTGGGAGGGTGTATCAGTCAATCGCCAATTATGAGGTGTAAATGGCAGGGTGTAATTCAGGGTGGTGGAGAATATCCCAGAGTATCAAGAGTATCACCAGTAATAGGGGAATGAGGCAAGGGTACAAGTATAAATATTTGTCTGTTATCTGTTGCCGGTTAATGGGGTGTGACTTATATCTTATAACTGTTACTGAAACGGGGACAAAACTACTGTCTGACACCGGGAAAATGGTGTACAATACCGACAGTTGACCTGCAGGCAGCAATATGCAGGCAACAGTTATCTGTCAGTGTCTTTGCCTGTTGGTTTCTTATGACTTCCCCGTAGGAGGGTAAAACAGTTGTCTCTATGATGATAGACTGGAGAATGAGAATGATAAACCATATGACTTCAAAAAAGACTAGTGGGAGAATATAACAGTCAACTGCCAAGTGGGGAGACTGGCAGGTAAATATAACAGTCGACTAGGCAAGACACAACATTTGTGTGTTACTTGGGGATAAAAGACTATTAGGTGAGATTTAACAAGTGTCTTGAAGATGGTATGTTGCCGTTTAAGGGTAGACGGTAAGAGGAGGGAATAAAAGTTATCTGTTGATGTATGATTGGGCATTGTCGAAAAGTCCAACCCCATCTTTTTGTGTTATAAAAGACTAGGAGATTAGGAGAAAGACAAATATGGCAGTTGTATTTTGTCGTATTTGATTTTCCAAAAGGAGACTGGAGTGGGTGGGTGATAGTTTTCTGTTACTGGTTAATGGCTTCCCGCCAGGAGGGTATAAACAGTTGTCTGTTGCCGGGTGGTGGGAGACTACTAGGCAGTGACAGTTTTGATGCAACAGTTTCCCGCTATCATCTACCGTGTGATGGCAAACTAGGAAGATGGAGTGATACTCAGTTGGTGGATTATTTGTCTTACTAGCAGTCTCCTCAGTTGGGGGGTTTCTGCTAAAACGGGTAGTAGTCTAATTGGCATTTGAGAAGTTTTGGCCAACTGCGCCACCTGTTGGATAATAGATTCTACAACCTTACCTCGAAATAGAAAATAGGGGAGAATAACGATGGGTTTATCCCCCCTAAAGATTGACAACTCAGAGAGATTACCTCTCCAAAGAATTAGCCTGGCTTCCAACTTACTAGCAAGGGTTTCTAACTCTTGATTGCCTCCCTCTAAACTGGTACCATGGGCAAGTAGGACCCTCTCACAGTCCCCTTTTGTGTTGTACAATTGTTCCAGAAGATTGACTATTTCCGGGTTTTGCCCCAGTGAAGGCATTATTTCCAACATGATGGGGGAGTTTTTGGCTGCCACGGCAACCTCCGTGGGAATATCTTTTACAACATGATAGCCAGACAACAAAAATAGTGGTATAATGTAAAGTCTGTCATACCCGTTGGCGGCTAGGTTAGCGGCTAGTTGTCTAATCCTTTCAGAAAGGGGAGATTCTGTCAACTCCAGACAGGTGGCAAAAAGGGGAAAAGTAAAACCCAAACTACGCAAATCCCCCCACACCCTGCCACAAAAATCCTTCAGTTGCAACCTATAATTGCTACTGTGGCTACCATGACAAACCAATAGAAAAGCAGCGTGACTCATTCAGTCTTTCAAAATACCCCATCCTCTCTATAATTCTATAATACAAAAACTCGACCCAGTTAAGTAAAAGTCAAGTAAGTCCGAATTGCCGTAGGTTAGCCCATGAATTGGTTTCTAGAAATACCCCCTACTGTTCTAACTCTGCTGGTATTGATTGTAGCGCTGATAGCCTTTATTTGTGAGTGGTTACCCGTAGATTTGACAGCATTGGCTGTCACTATAGTCTTAATGATATTGGGTTTAGTGAAGCCGGAAGAGGGTATATCTGGTTTCGGCAACTCCGCCACTATTACTATAATGGCAATGTTGATTCTCAGTGCCGGCATCACTAAAACCGGTGTAATAGAAAGTGTAAGGGACTTCCTCGTCAGATGGGGAGGGAAAAATCCTAGTCGACAGATTTTTGTCTTGGGTTTGACAGTGGGCTCTATAAGTGCTTTCGTGAATAATAACCCGGTAGTGGCCCTTTTCCTGCCTATTGTGGAACAATGGAGCAAACAGGCTAAGATATCTGTCTCCAAATTACTGATACCCCTGTCCTATTGTACCATTCTCGGGGGATTGATGACCCTGGTGGGTACATCTACTAATATCCTGGCAAGTGGCATGGCGGCTAAACTGGGATACAAAGAATTCTCCCTGTTTCAATTCACCAAACTGGGTATTCCCGTCTTTCTCATAGGCTTGGTATACCTGTCTTTAGCCGCGCCAAAGTTGTTACCCCCCAGAAAACCCCCTGGTGGTGACTCCCTCGCCGAAGACTATCAGTTAAAGGAATACGTCAGTGAGATAATTATAACCCCTAAATCCAGTCTGGTAGGACAAACCCTCAGAAGCAGTGGCATCCAGAGGAAATTTGATTTGGATGTGTTGGAAATTATCCGTGATGATATTCATTTTCCCCCACCCCTTGCCGACAAAGTTTTAAACGCTGGTGATATTCTCCTAGTCAGAGGCAGCCGTGATAGTCTTTTGAAAATCAAAGATGAAAAAGGAGTTGAAATATTAGCAGACTTCAAGTTTAACATCTTGGAAGAGAGAAACCAAAAAGAAGAAAAAATAGCCGAGGTGTTAATCCTCTCCAATTCCCGTCTTGTCGGCGCCACCCTGAAGGATATTAGATTTAGACAAAGGTATAATGCCACCGTTTTGGCTATCAGAAGGGGGGAGGAAATCATTAGGGAAAGATTGGGCAGAGTACCTTTGAAATTTGGTGACTTACTTTTGGTGCAAGGGCCAAAGGAGAGTTTTATAGGGTTACAAACCACAAGGGAATTATTGGTTTTGGAGGAAAAAGACATAGAAAACCTAAGACGGGAAAAAGCAGGCATAGCTTTAGCCATTGTTGCCGGGGTGATTCTCCTTTCCGCCTTTGACGTGTTGCCTATTCTGGTTACTAGCTTGGCAGGTGTAATTTTGATGGTGATAACTGGTTGTCTTAAACCAGGGGAAATCTATGGTGCGGTGAGATGGGATGTAATATTCCTCCTAGCTGGCTTAATACCCCTTGGTGTTGCCATGGATAATTCTGGCACCAAC
It encodes the following:
- a CDS encoding SLC13 family permease; the encoded protein is MPPTVLTLLVLIVALIAFICEWLPVDLTALAVTIVLMILGLVKPEEGISGFGNSATITIMAMLILSAGITKTGVIESVRDFLVRWGGKNPSRQIFVLGLTVGSISAFVNNNPVVALFLPIVEQWSKQAKISVSKLLIPLSYCTILGGLMTLVGTSTNILASGMAAKLGYKEFSLFQFTKLGIPVFLIGLVYLSLAAPKLLPPRKPPGGDSLAEDYQLKEYVSEIIITPKSSLVGQTLRSSGIQRKFDLDVLEIIRDDIHFPPPLADKVLNAGDILLVRGSRDSLLKIKDEKGVEILADFKFNILEERNQKEEKIAEVLILSNSRLVGATLKDIRFRQRYNATVLAIRRGEEIIRERLGRVPLKFGDLLLVQGPKESFIGLQTTRELLVLEEKDIENLRREKAGIALAIVAGVILLSAFDVLPILVTSLAGVILMVITGCLKPGEIYGAVRWDVIFLLAGLIPLGVAMDNSGTNQWIADNITRIASNLSGYWLLVVLYLVTAILTEILSNQATVVIMLPIAVKIAEIFALNPYSFMYVVTFAASNSFMTPIGYQTNTMVYAPGGYKFLDYTRIGFPLTVMFTFIVPWLVVKMYGL
- a CDS encoding sirohydrochlorin chelatase; the protein is MSHAAFLLVCHGSHSSNYRLQLKDFCGRVWGDLRSLGFTFPLFATCLELTESPLSERIRQLAANLAANGYDRLYIIPLFLLSGYHVVKDIPTEVAVAAKNSPIMLEIMPSLGQNPEIVNLLEQLYNTKGDCERVLLAHGTSLEGGNQELETLASKLEARLILWRGNLSELSIFRGDKPIVILPYFLFRGKVVESIIQQVAQLAKTSQMPIRLLPVLAETPQLRRLLVRQIIHQLSITPSS
- a CDS encoding PEP-CTERM sorting domain-containing protein, whose amino-acid sequence is MGKKNMKTMTKVLIAAATVGGMTIVGMETASALSLITARYSGNDCSGVFGRFAECYVSPPNSSVKLSPIIAKFDVGQSGPAINTNIFPTVSGQEWSFSPNNGRGFPTSASIGSWTYNPGPKDPAIKYWVAKGGNAFNLFFYVNPTHTQPGGVCHGNGLTSLACFQKAVATKSGVWQTPPTKKGNPAGLSHISFYGERVSQEEVPEPLTIMGSVLALGLGWGMKQQQQKRKTSQV
- a CDS encoding 16S rRNA (uracil(1498)-N(3))-methyltransferase, which gives rise to MKSPVAGREKGKTSDIRLVVDSHQIRQDMIVLNREQEHYLRRVVRLENGASFVAIDGKGGGWRVCLTSQGAQILESLSENRELPVNVTVVVALPKGNGFDEIIRCCTELGVASFLPAQAERTLLHPGENKIQRWRKIAKEAVEQSERLIVPSITEPRPIREIFAEFSTKNLPKYIAVARGNSPHLLSVCQKDFSSSNLPSEIVVATGCEGGWTKEEIEMAMGAGFQMVSLGKRILRAITAPITAMAIISSLWESGRN